ATCTGGAGCTACAACTTCCGCGTCCACGGCGTCGACGTCGTCGATCCCTCGAATCCGGCGGTCAAGCCGACGCCGCCCGGCGCGACGATGTCGAGCTTCGTCCAGGTGCCGGGCGACGCGCCGGCCTTCTACGACTCGCGCGCGGTGCCGCACGGCGAGGTGCGGATGGTGCTCTACGAGTCGAAGGCCATGGGCGTGACACGCTGGTTGTGGATCTACACCCCGCCGGGCTACGACCGATCGAGCGAGAGCTACCCGGTGCTCTACCTGCTGCACGGCAACGGCGAAGCGCAGAACGGCTGGGTGATGAACGGGCGCGCCAACATCATCCTCGACAACGGCATCGCGGAGGGCCGCGTGGCGCCGATGATCGTGGTGATGCCGCAAGGGCATGCGCTGCAGGGCGCGAACGTCGGACCGCTCGTGCGCATCGCCGGCGAGACGTCGATGTTCTCGCCGCGCTTTCCCCGCGACCTCCTCGAGGACGTGATTCCCCTCGTCGAGCGCACCTACCGCGTCAGGACCGGATCCGAGCACAGGGCCATCGCCGGTCTGTCGATGGGGGGAGGCCAGGCGTTGAGCATCGGCCTGATGAACCCGACGGTGTTCGGCTACGTGCTGGGATACAGCGCGGCGGTCGGCGGGCAGATCCTCGATCTGAGTGACGAGTTGGCCCGCGCGGCGGCTGGCTCGTCACTCACGTCGTTTCGACTGGTGTGGATGTCGTGCGGCCGCCAGGACTTCCTGTACCAGGCGAACAAGGACTTTGCCGACCTCCTGCGCCGGCACGGTGTCGACCTCACCTACCGGGAGACCGAGGGCGCCCACGTCTGGAGCGTGTGGCGACACAACCTGCACGACACGCTGCCCCTGCTCTTCAAGTGACGGCGCGCCATCCCGACCATGGTCTGAGAGGCCTCATCGTGAGCGACGAAGGACGGATTGCTGGAGTAGAGCTCGGTGGCACCAAGACCGTCGCCGTCCTCTGGCACGACGGTGTCATCGTCGATGAACTACGTGTGCCCACGAGCCGCCCGGAGGCGACGCTGGAAGGCCTGCTCACGGGGCTCGGGCGCTGGTGGGACACGCGGCCCTTCGCGGCGCTGGGCGTGGCGAGCTTCGGGCCCGTGACGCTCGACCCGTTGGCGGCCGACTTCGGCTGCATCCGCACGACCCCCAAGCCAGGCTGGAGCGGCGCCGAGGTCGCCCCCCGCCTCGCGCGCCGGTTCGCGTGCCCGATTGGCGTCGATACCGACGTGAACGCGGCCGCACTCGCCGAGCATCGCTGGGGGCTTGGGCGCGGGGCCGACAGCCTCGTGTACGTGACGATTGGCACCGGCGTCGGGGGGGGCGTCCTGCAGGGCGGACGAGCGCTGCACGGGCGGCTCCATCCCGAACTGGGCCACCTGCTCCTGCGGAGGCAACCCGGCGACGCGTTTGCGGGCACCTGCCCGTTCCACGGCGACTGCGTCGAGGGCCTCGTGTCCGGGCCCGCGCTGGTCGCGCGGTTTGGCGTACCCCCGGACGAGGTGCCCGCCGACGACCCCCGGTGGGAGGTCGTCGTGGCCGATCTCGCGGAGTTCGTCGCCGTGCTGGTGCACAGCTTCGCCCCGAACCGGATCCTGATTGGCGGCGGTGTCGGCCTGGGTGCGCCGTGGGTCGTCGAGCGCGTGCCGGCGCGGCTCCTGACGCTGCTTGGAGGGTACTATCCCGAGCTCGACGAGCGCGCGCTCGCGGCGATGATCACGCTGCCGGGCCTCGGCGAGGCCGCCGGACCGCTCGGCGCGATTGCCGTCGGCCTCGCGGCGCTCGACGGGCGGGTGGAACACGAGGTGGGCGCCTGGGTGCGACGCTGACCGCGCCCGCGCCGCTGCTCGTGACGAGCGCCGAGGCGGCCCTGACCACCCTCGACGCGCGCGCCTCACGCCATCACGAAG
This window of the Acidobacteriota bacterium genome carries:
- a CDS encoding esterase, with amino-acid sequence MMRRWLVVLSIGVLALESFGLAQVASPVDRRAAAPGQVGPPPGPRRMSTPVTALASPEVHEDRRVTLRFRAPEATVVQLVGEITQGRGPQAMTKDEDGLWTITVGPLEPEIWSYNFRVHGVDVVDPSNPAVKPTPPGATMSSFVQVPGDAPAFYDSRAVPHGEVRMVLYESKAMGVTRWLWIYTPPGYDRSSESYPVLYLLHGNGEAQNGWVMNGRANIILDNGIAEGRVAPMIVVMPQGHALQGANVGPLVRIAGETSMFSPRFPRDLLEDVIPLVERTYRVRTGSEHRAIAGLSMGGGQALSIGLMNPTVFGYVLGYSAAVGGQILDLSDELARAAAGSSLTSFRLVWMSCGRQDFLYQANKDFADLLRRHGVDLTYRETEGAHVWSVWRHNLHDTLPLLFK
- a CDS encoding ROK family protein, whose product is MVSDEGRIAGVELGGTKTVAVLWHDGVIVDELRVPTSRPEATLEGLLTGLGRWWDTRPFAALGVASFGPVTLDPLAADFGCIRTTPKPGWSGAEVAPRLARRFACPIGVDTDVNAAALAEHRWGLGRGADSLVYVTIGTGVGGGVLQGGRALHGRLHPELGHLLLRRQPGDAFAGTCPFHGDCVEGLVSGPALVARFGVPPDEVPADDPRWEVVVADLAEFVAVLVHSFAPNRILIGGGVGLGAPWVVERVPARLLTLLGGYYPELDERALAAMITLPGLGEAAGPLGAIAVGLAALDGRVEHEVGAWVRR